The following proteins are co-located in the Candidatus Woesearchaeota archaeon genome:
- a CDS encoding 50S ribosome-binding GTPase, whose protein sequence is MAHEELKERIEELEAELKGTKVNKKTEMAVGQLKSKIAKIKEELEVKLSKGKSVGDGFAVKKEGDATVGLLGKPSVGKSTLLGKITNKKSKIGAYEFTTLDVVPGLLHFKHTNLQILDLPGIIERAADNRGFGKKVLSVVRACDLVIFVIDVKDPLGEIKMLLDETYKSGIRFNQREPFIEIKRAFNGGISVPLNNSSDNIPYSLIEEVMHDMKYTNAEIIIHEKNLNVDDFIDACYGNLVYKKAVFCLNKIDLFDVDTIKGMVDEIKEKYPQFSLIGISADADINLDKFKDFMWDQLGFIWVYLKELKKEPDMQRPLVVRKGDTVERVCNKIHKDVLDKFKHARIKGSSAKFNWQRVGLDHVVKDKDIIEIFAR, encoded by the coding sequence ATGGCACACGAAGAATTAAAAGAGAGGATTGAAGAACTTGAAGCAGAGTTAAAAGGTACTAAAGTAAATAAAAAAACAGAGATGGCAGTAGGACAACTAAAGTCAAAGATTGCCAAAATAAAAGAAGAATTAGAAGTAAAATTATCAAAGGGTAAATCTGTAGGGGACGGTTTTGCAGTTAAAAAAGAAGGTGATGCTACTGTTGGCCTTTTAGGAAAGCCAAGTGTAGGTAAATCAACTCTATTAGGCAAGATAACAAATAAAAAATCAAAAATTGGAGCATATGAATTCACAACTCTAGATGTTGTTCCAGGACTTCTACACTTTAAACACACAAACTTACAAATTCTTGACTTGCCAGGTATTATTGAGAGAGCAGCAGATAATAGAGGTTTCGGAAAAAAAGTTCTATCTGTAGTTAGGGCATGTGATTTAGTAATATTTGTAATTGATGTTAAAGATCCACTAGGTGAAATTAAAATGCTCCTAGATGAAACTTATAAGTCTGGTATTAGATTCAATCAAAGAGAACCTTTTATCGAGATTAAAAGAGCATTCAATGGTGGCATTAGTGTTCCACTAAATAATTCTTCAGATAATATACCCTATTCATTAATTGAAGAAGTAATGCATGATATGAAATATACAAATGCTGAAATAATCATTCACGAAAAAAATCTAAATGTAGATGATTTTATTGATGCTTGTTATGGTAATTTAGTATATAAAAAAGCAGTTTTTTGTTTAAATAAAATTGATTTATTCGATGTTGATACAATAAAAGGTATGGTTGATGAAATCAAAGAGAAATATCCTCAATTCTCATTAATTGGAATTTCTGCAGATGCTGACATCAATTTAGATAAATTTAAAGATTTCATGTGGGATCAACTAGGTTTCATATGGGTTTATTTAAAAGAGCTAAAAAAAGAACCAGATATGCAAAGACCTCTTGTCGTAAGAAAAGGTGATACTGTAGAAAGAGTTTGCAATAAAATCCACAAAGATGTTCTAGATAAATTTAAGCATGCAAGAATTAAAGGTAGTTCTGCAAAATTCAACTGGCAAAGAGTAGGCCTAGATCATGTTGTAAAAGATAAAGACATTATAGAAATCTTCGCACGATAG